The DNA window CGCTCGCCGAGTCGGACCAGCATCTGCCGCAGCACCCCGCGTTCGGCACCGAGACGAACCTCGGCGCGCTGATCGACGTGGTGCGCTCGCGCGTCGACGAGTACGGCACGGTGAACCAGTTCGTCCGCCGATACCACCGCGGCGCGCCGAGGCAGGCCGAAACGACGGCCACCGCGCACAAGTTCCTGAGCGTGGTGGTGCGCACGACGGGCACCAGGAAGCAGACGCTGACCGAGGTCCTGTGCTGCCTCGCCGCGCAGACCGACCTGGACTTCGAGATCGTGCTCGTGGTGCACGATCTGTCCAAAAAGGACGATGTGCGGCGGCTCGTCGACGAGTTCGAGAGCAATCTTTCCCAGCGGGTGCGGGTGATCGGCTGCGACGGCGGCGGGCGGGGCCGCCCGGCGAACCTCGGGCTGCGCGAGGCGACCGGCGACTACGTGGTCTTCCTCGACGACGACGACCTGGTGACCGCGAACTGGGTGGAGGCGATCCACCGCGGCGCGCGGGCGCATCCCGGCATGGTGGTGCGCGGCTGGGCCGCCGAGCAGAACCGGCGGTGGGCCTCGCGCGACGAACTCGCCGACCACGCCGCGAGCGGGCCGCTGCTGCCGACGTACACCACGGCGTTCGACCTGGTCGGGCACATCCGGCAGAACCGCACGCCGTTCCACTGCTTCGCGTTCCCGCGCGCGCTGGTGTCGCTCGGGTTCTCCTTCGACGAGACGCTGACGGTGTGCGAGGACTGGCACTTCCTGATCAGGGCCGCCTCCGTGTGCGGTGTGCACGACACCGGGAAGCTGACCAGCATCTACAACCGGTGGTCGAAGAACTCGTCCTCGCATTCGGTGGATTCCGACGAGTGGAACGTGATGCGCTCGTTCATCCACGTCGCGCTCGACGAGCAGCCGTTGCTGCTGCCGCCGGGATCGGTGCGCCAGCTCGACAAGACGCTGGCCGACCGCGAAGAAGACCAGCGCACCATCGGTGCGCTGCAAGCGGAACTAGCCGCGGTGCGCGCGGAGCTGAACGCGCTGGTGCAGGTGTCGAACAACGCGCACGCCGCGATCGGCGAACTGCGGGATTCGGCTTCGTGGAAGGCGAGCGCGCCGTTGCGGGCGGCGGGCCGTACGGGGCGCAAGCTGGTCAACCGGCTGCGCGAGCGGTGAGGACGTGCCGATGAAACGGGGCCTGCGCTCCTTCGCGAGCAGGTACATCTCGTCCAGACAGTCCTATGTGGACCTTCAGGCGGTGCGCGACGAACTGGCCGCGAACTACGCGGAACTGACGGCGCGCCACGACGAACTGACCGCGGAGCGCGACGAGCTGTCGGCGCGCGCGGCGCAGCTGAACACCGCGTACCACGACCTGAAGTTCCACCACGACGATCTCCGCTTCCACCACGACGACTACAAGGCGCGCCTCGACGAGGTCACCGAGGCGAAGCGGGTACTGGAGGACACCTACCAGACCTGGGTCCCGCCGGGGCACTTCTATTCGCCGTACGCGGATCCCGCCGAGGTCGAAAAGCGCTCCGGTGCCATCTTCGACACGCGCTCACTGCCCGCCGGAATCGATCTCCGTGACGACGAGCAGGTCGCGTTGTTCGAAAAGCTGGCGCCGCTGGCGAAGGACCTGCCGTTCCCGGTCACCGAGGGTGGGGAATTCCGGTTCTTCTACGACAATTCCGCCTACTCGTGGTCGGACGCGATCGTGCTGCACGCGATGCTGCGGCACATCCGGCCGTCGAAGGTGATCGAGATCGGCTCCGGCTACTCGTCGGCGATGACGCTGGACACCATCGAGGGCTGGCTGGACCCGGACACCGAGTTCGTGTGCGTGGAGCCGTACGCGGATCTGCTGCGCGAAATGGTCCGGCCCGGGGACGAAAAGCGCGTCTCGATCCTCGAAAAGCCGGTGCAGGACGTGCCGCTGGAGACGTTCGCGGACCTCGGCCCCGGTGACGTGCTCTTCATCGACTCGACGCATGTCGTGAAGGCCGGATCGGACGTGAACTACCTGTTCTTCGAGGTGCTGCCGCGGCTCGAAGACGGCGTGTGGGTGCACATCCACGACATCTTCTTCCCGTTCGAATACCCCGAGGAATGGGTACGCGAGGGCCGCGCGTGGC is part of the Amycolatopsis sp. CA-230715 genome and encodes:
- a CDS encoding glycosyltransferase, whose product is MRDVVAGRPVAALLCLDVLEHVPDPAAVLRALTEALGSQQDVELVVSIPNVGHVDLARQLLCGSWNMTDTGLLDRTHLRFFTDRTLTELMGSAGWYEGAREDFPLAESDQHLPQHPAFGTETNLGALIDVVRSRVDEYGTVNQFVRRYHRGAPRQAETTATAHKFLSVVVRTTGTRKQTLTEVLCCLAAQTDLDFEIVLVVHDLSKKDDVRRLVDEFESNLSQRVRVIGCDGGGRGRPANLGLREATGDYVVFLDDDDLVTANWVEAIHRGARAHPGMVVRGWAAEQNRRWASRDELADHAASGPLLPTYTTAFDLVGHIRQNRTPFHCFAFPRALVSLGFSFDETLTVCEDWHFLIRAASVCGVHDTGKLTSIYNRWSKNSSSHSVDSDEWNVMRSFIHVALDEQPLLLPPGSVRQLDKTLADREEDQRTIGALQAELAAVRAELNALVQVSNNAHAAIGELRDSASWKASAPLRAAGRTGRKLVNRLRER
- a CDS encoding class I SAM-dependent methyltransferase, translating into MKRGLRSFASRYISSRQSYVDLQAVRDELAANYAELTARHDELTAERDELSARAAQLNTAYHDLKFHHDDLRFHHDDYKARLDEVTEAKRVLEDTYQTWVPPGHFYSPYADPAEVEKRSGAIFDTRSLPAGIDLRDDEQVALFEKLAPLAKDLPFPVTEGGEFRFFYDNSAYSWSDAIVLHAMLRHIRPSKVIEIGSGYSSAMTLDTIEGWLDPDTEFVCVEPYADLLREMVRPGDEKRVSILEKPVQDVPLETFADLGPGDVLFIDSTHVVKAGSDVNYLFFEVLPRLEDGVWVHIHDIFFPFEYPEEWVREGRAWQENYLLRAFLMFNDRFEVRWYQRYMWARHRQLLKHGIPDLAKNPGGNIWLQKVAR